From Elaeis guineensis isolate ETL-2024a chromosome 16, EG11, whole genome shotgun sequence, a single genomic window includes:
- the LOC105059349 gene encoding DEAD-box ATP-dependent RNA helicase 7 — MPSLLLSSPSELDDLNKLKHKKSKKAASMAADLDLNGSVEEEKKSKKKKKNKNLESEDGEIYNSDGEGSEKKISKKKRKASDEERSDTISDAAARANGSALKKPKLRKNDEDEEVIARGENEGAANPNAVSKFRISKVLREKLKSKGIESLFPIQAMTFDSILDGSDLVGRARTGQGKTLAFVLPILESLTNGQYKTARKTGCGRPPSVLVLLPTRELANQVYADFQAYGGAVGLSSCCLYGGSPYRAQVLALKRGIDIVVGTPGRIKDHIERGTLDLKFLKFRILDEADEMLNMGFVDDVELILGKVEDVNKVQTLLFSATLPDWVKKISARFLKPDKKTADLVGNEKLKASASVRHLVLPCTRQARAQIIPDIIHCYSCGGRTIIFTETKESASQLAGLLPGSRALHGDIVQAQREVVLAGFRKGRFLVLVATNVAARGLDIHDVQLIIQCEPPRDVEAYIHRSGRTGRAGNTGVAILLYEPRYSSSISRLERESGVKFEHISAPQPADVAEYVGSDAARAISNVSDSVIPVFQSQAEQLLSSSGLSAVHLLAKALAKAAGYTDIKKRSLLSSIESHVTLLLQAGKTIYSPAFAFGILRGFLPNEKIEGVKGLSLTADGMGAVFDVPADDVNAFTGGQENANMATIEVLKSLPPLQCKDQSRGGDKRRGRFGGGRFSGGRGGNGNSGRRNGGGHGKGDGGGRNRFNKRR; from the exons ATgccttctcttctcctctcctcccCCTCGGAGCTAGATGACCTCAATAAGTTGAAGCACAAAAAGTCCAAAAAGGCGGCATCCATGGCCGCCGACCTCGACCTGAACGGCTCcgtagaagaggagaagaagagcaagaagaaaaagaagaacaagaacctCGAATCCGAGGACGGGGAGATCTACAACAGCGACGGCGAAGGCTCGGAGAAGAAGATTagcaagaagaagagaaaggcttCTGATGAAGAGAGGAGCGACACCATCTCCGACGCGGCGGCGAGGGCGAACGGTTCTGCTTTGAAGAAGCCGAAACTCAGGAAGAATGATGAGGATGAGGAGGTGATCGCGAGAGGAGAGAACGAGGGTGCTGCGAACCCGAATGCGGTGTCCAAATTCAGGATATCGAAGGTCCTGAGGGAGAAGTTGAAGTCCAAGGGAATTGAGTCGCTGTTCCCTATTCAGGCGATGACCTTCGATTCCATACTTGATGGGTCTGATTTGGTCGGCCGGGCACGGACCGGTCAG GGTAAAACCTTGGCCTTTGTGCTTCCAATTTTGGAGTCTTTGACAAATGGGCAGTACAAGACAGCTAGGAAAACTGGTTGTGGAAGGCCTCCGAGTGTCTTGGTGCTTCTGCCAACTAGAGAGCTTGCAAATCAG GTGTATGCAGACTTTCAGGCTTATGGTGGTGCAGTGGGGTTGTCTTCATGCTGTTTATATGGAGGATCTCCTTACCGTGCTCAAGTACTTGCTCTGAAACGGGGGATTGATATAGTTGTTGGAACACCTGGGCGGATAAAG GATCATATAGAGAGGGGAactcttgatctaaaatttttgaaattccgTATCCTTGATGAAGCTGATGAAATGTTGAATATGGGCTTTGTTGATGATGTCGAACTAATTCTTG GTAAGGTTGAGGATGTCAATAAAGTCCAAACACTTCTCTTTAGTGCTACCCTGCCTGATTGGGTGAAGAAG ATCTCTGCAAGGTTTCTGAAACCTGATAAGAAAACTGCTGATCTTGTTGGCAATGAGAAGCTGAAGGCTAGTGCTAGTGTTAGACATCTTGTTCTTCCCTGTACGCGTCAAGCAAGAGCACAAATTATTCCAGATATTATCCACTGTTATAGCTG tggaggccgTACGATTATTTTTACCGAGACAAAGGAATCTGCATCTCAACTTGCTGGATTGTTACCTGGGTCAAGGGCTTTGCATGGAGATATAGTGCAAGCTCAACGGGAA GTTGTACTTGCTGGATTTAGGAAAGGCAGGTTTTTGGTTTTGGTGGCCACAAACGTGGCCGCACGTGGCTTAGACATCCACGATGTGCAGTTGATTATTCAG TGTGAGCCCCCACGTGATGTTGAAGCCTACATTCATCGTTCAGGGCGAACTGGGAGGGCAG GCAATACTGGAGTTGCTATATTGCTATATGAGCCCAGATATTCATCTAGTATTTCTAGATTAGAAAGAGAATCAGGCGTCAAATTTGAGCACATCTCTGCTCCGCAACCTGCTGATGTTGCTGAATATGTTGGTTCTGATGCAGCTAGAGCTATCTCAAATGTCTCTGACAG CGTGATTCCAGTTTTTCAGTCACAAGCAGAGCAACTTTTGAGCTCCTCTGGTTTATCAGCTGTGCATTTGCTTGCAAAAGCACTGGCAAAGGCTGCA GGATACACTGACATAAAAAAAAGATCACTGCTCTCTTCTATTGAGAGCCATGTAACCCTACTTCTTCAGGCAGGAAAGACAATCTACTCACCAGC GTTTGCTTTTGGTATATTGAGAGGATTTTTGCCTAATGAAAAGATTGAAGGGGTGAAGGGCCTTTCTCTTACAGCTGATGGAATGGGGGCAGTGTTTGATGTGCCTGCTGATGATGTGAATGCATTTACTGGAG gTCAAGAAAATGCTAACATGGCAACCATTGAGGTCTTGAAAAGCTTGCCTCCTTTGCAATGTAAAGATCAGTCCAGAGGTGGTGACAAAAGACGAGGTAGGTTTGGTGGTGGCAGATTCTCTGGTGGGAGAGGTGGCAATGGAAACTCGGGCAGAAGAAATGGAGGGGGTCATGGGAAGGGAGATGGTGGGGGCAGAAACAGGTTCAACAAGAGGAGGTAA